In Schistocerca nitens isolate TAMUIC-IGC-003100 chromosome 10, iqSchNite1.1, whole genome shotgun sequence, a single window of DNA contains:
- the LOC126209993 gene encoding trichohyalin-like, whose amino-acid sequence MNHFNIQARGEGGGEGKEERQGGEGKEERARRRGQGGEGKEERAKEERARRRGQGGEGKEERAEERARRRGQGGEGKEERARRRGQGGEARRRGQGGEGKRRGKEERARRRGQGGEGKEERARRRGQGGEGKEERARRRGQGGEGKEERARRRGQGGEGKEERARRRGQGGEGKEERARRRGQGGEGKEERARRRGQGGEGKEERARRRGQGGEGKEEGKEERARRRGQGGEGKEERARRRGQGGEGQGGEGKEERARRERARRRGQGGEGKEERARRRGQGGEGKEERARRRGQGGEGKEERARRRGQGGEGKEERARRRGQGGEGKEERARRRGQGGEGKEERARRRGQGGEGKEERARRRGQGGEGKEERARRREGKEERARRRGQGGEGKEERARRRGKEEKQGGEAKERRQGGEGKEEKPRRRSQGGEAKEEKPRRRSQGGEAKEEKPRRRSQGGEAKEEKPRRRSQGGEAKEEKPRRRSQGGEAKEEKPRRRSQGGEAKEEKARRRRQGGEGKEEKARRRRQGGEGKEEKARRRRQGGEGKEEKARRRRQGGEGKEEKARRRRQGGEGKEEKARRRRQGGEGKEEKARRRRQGGEGKEEKARRRRQGGEGKEEKARRRRQGGEGKEEKARRRRQGGEGMEEKARRRRQGGEGKEEKARRRRQGGEGKEEKARRRRQGGEGKEEKARRRRQGGEGKEEKARRRRQGGEGKEEKARRRRQGGEGKEEKARRRRQGGEAKEEKPRRRSQGGEAKEEKARRRSQGGEAKEEKPRRRSQGGEAKEEKPRRRRQGGEGKEEKARRRRQGGEGKEEKARRRRQGGEGKEEKARRRRQGGEGKEEKARRRRQGGEGKEEKARRRRQGGEGKEEKARRRRQGGEGKEEKARRRRQGGEGKEEKARRRRQGGEGKEEKARRRRQGGEGKEEKARRRRQGGEGKEEKARRRRQGGEGKEEKARRRRQGGEGKEEKARRRRQGGEGKEEKARRRRQGGEGKEEKARRRQGEGKEKARRRRQ is encoded by the coding sequence aggcAAGAGGCGAGGgaggaggagagggcaaggaggagaggcaaggaggagagggcaaggaggagagggcaaggaggagagggcaaggaggagagggcaaggaggagagggccaaggaggagagggcaaggaggagagggcaaggaggagagggcaaggaggagagggcagaggagagggcaaggaggagagggcaaggaggagagggcaaggaggagagggcaaggaggagagggcaaggaggagaggcaaggaggagagggcaaggaggagagggaaagaggagaggcaaggaggagagggcaaggaggagagggcaaggaggagagggcaaggaggagagggcaaggaggagagggcaaggaggagagggcaaggaggagagggcaaggaggagagggcaaggaggagagggcaaggaggagagggcaaggaggagagggcaaggaggagagggcaaggaggagagggcaaggaggagagggcaaggaggagagggcaaggaggagagggcaaggaggagagggcaaggaggagagggcaaggaggagagggcaaggaggagagggcaaggaggagagggcaaggaggagagggcaaggaggagagggcaaggaggagagggcaaggaggagggcaaggaggagagggcaaggaggagagggcaaggaggagagggcaaggaggagagggcaaggaggagagggcaaggaggagaggggcaaggaggagagggcaaggaggagagggcaaggagggagagggcaaggaggagagggcaaggaggagagggcaaggaggagagggcaaggaggagagggcaaggaggagagggcaaggaggagagggcaaggaggagagggcaaggaggagagggcaaggaggagagggcaaggaggagagggcaaggaggagagggcaaggaggagagggcaaggaggagagggcaaggaggagagggcaaggaggagagggcaaggaggagagggcaaggaggagagggcaaggaggagagggcaaggaggagagggcaaggaggagagggcaaggaggagagggcaaggaggagagggcaaggaggagagggcaaggaggagagggcaaggaggagagagggcaaggaggagagggcaaggaggagagggcaaggaggagagggcaaggaggagagggcaaggaggagaggcAAGGAGGAGAAGCAAGGAGGAGAGGCCAAggagagaaggcaaggaggagaaggcaaggaggagaagccaaggaggagaagccaaggaggagaagccaaggaggagaagccaaggaggagaagccaaggaggagaagccaaggaggagaagccaaggaggagaagccaaggaggagaagccaaggaggagaagccaaggaggagaagccaaggaggagaagccaaggaggagaagccaaggaggagaagccaaggaggagaagccaaggaggagaagccaaggaggagaagccaaggaggagaagccaaggaggagaaggcaaggaggagaaggcaaggaggagaaggcaaggaggagaaggcaaggaggagaaggcaaggaggagaaggcaaggaggagaaggcaaggaggagaaggcaaggaggagaaggcaaggaggagaaggcaaggaggagaaggcaaggaggagaaggcaaggaggagaaggcaaggaggagaaggcaaggaggagaaggcaaggaggagaaggcaaggaggagaaggcaaggaggagaaggcaaggaggagaaggcaaggaggagaaggcaaggaggagaaggcaaggaggagaaggcaaggaggagaaggcaaggaggagaaggcaaggaggagaaggcaaggaggagaaggcaaggaggagaaggcaaggaggagaaggcaaggaggagaaggcaaggaggagaaggcatggaggagaaggcaaggaggagaaggcaaggaggagaaggcaaggaggagaaggcaaggaggagaaggcaaggaggagaaggcaaggaggagaaggcaaggaggagaaggcaaggaggagaaggcaaggaggagaaggcaaggaggagaaggcaaggaggagaaggcaaggaggagaaggcaaggaggagaaggcaaggaggagaaggcaaggaggagaaggcaaggaggagaaggcaaggaggagaaggcaaggaggagaaggcaaggaggagaaggcaaggaggagaagccaaggaggagaagccaaggaggagaagccaaggaggagaagccaaggaggagaaggcaaggaggagaagccaaggaggagaagccaaggaggagaagccaaggaggagaagccaaggaggagaagccaaggaggagaagccaaggaggagaaggcaaggaggagaaggcaaggaggagaaggcaaggaggagaaggcaaggaggagaaggcaaggaggagaaggcaaggaggagaaggcaaggaggagaaggcaaggaggagaaggcaaggaggagaaggcaaggaggagaaggcaaggaggagaaggcaaggaggagaaggcaaggaggagaaggcaaggaggagaaggcaaggaggagaaggcaaggaggagaaggcaaggaggagaaggcaaggaggagaaggcaaggaggagaaggcaaggaggagaaggcaaggaggagaaggcaaggaggagaaggcaaggaggagaaggcaaggaggagaaggcaaggaggagaaggcaaggaggagaaggcaaggaggagaaggcaaggaggagaaggcaaggaggagaaggcaaggaggagaaggcaaggaggagaaggcaaggaggagaaggcaaggaggagaaggcaaggaggagaaggcaaggaggagaaggcaaggaggagaaggcaaggaggagaaggcaaggaggagaaggcaaggaggagaaggcaaggaggagaaggcaaggaggagaaggcaaggaggagaaggcaaggaggagaaggcaaggaggagaaggcaaggagaaggcaaggagaaggcaaggagaaggcaaggagaagaaggcaatga